The following coding sequences are from one Microbulbifer sp. TB1203 window:
- a CDS encoding phage tail sheath C-terminal domain-containing protein codes for MAFALTQGTVFGAPNLYRASDEERRTLGAERMDVCAFLGVAPRGPCRVPVEPEASSRDRAYVEVNRARRRSVAVAVQSWDDYRRQFGGFEGPGRLPYAVASFFEQGGRRAYIVRIVHEYGDAKNLHAVARAEIPGLISSGGAVTLAAKNEGSWGNQLRAALGYQVRPLVLEPGSSTSELRIGADEHCPAGSLLRLTIPNGGGSPQYEFRFVVRRGERGLAQSTGRETLLLLNSAAGDVPMLAEVVEAKLVLEDGSGLREEFDHLGLAPEHPRWLANVLYRQSGLVNPEEGWLDATLTPAEAYGLPVDCYRVLVENPILFAGGFDRYEDIVHGDFFDPGWVRGNPQPGDGICALTHLRDLSLAVVPDLYVAEPLSETLPEEPVASLAGAEFAPCVDLPPAPEPMQQVQHNLPGLLLDPKLPGDLEQIIDLQRALVDLAQTLRHFVVLLDVPPGISQSEIIAWRVHFSSDFSAAYYPWLKISNLDYGRDRLISINPAAVAAGIIARQELTFGVPHGPANALARSVVSVDEKISPQRHDQLHPLGINIFLPRRDGIWLSAARTLSRDVDYRQLSVRRLMTMLQRVLRRQMQWVVFEPNNRQLWSRIRHLLNIFLRQLYIAGAFKGASEEQAFFVRCDGQLNNRRVLDAGQLIVEIGVAPAEPLEFIVLRIVHDGDGTLAVEA; via the coding sequence ATGGCATTTGCACTGACACAAGGCACCGTATTCGGAGCGCCCAATCTCTACCGGGCGTCGGACGAAGAGCGCCGTACCCTGGGTGCGGAGCGCATGGATGTCTGCGCCTTCCTCGGCGTGGCGCCGCGGGGACCCTGTCGCGTGCCGGTGGAGCCGGAAGCCAGCTCGCGGGACCGCGCCTACGTGGAAGTAAATCGTGCTCGCCGGCGCTCAGTGGCGGTGGCTGTGCAGAGCTGGGACGACTACCGGCGTCAGTTCGGAGGCTTCGAGGGTCCCGGACGCCTGCCGTATGCGGTGGCGAGTTTTTTCGAACAGGGCGGTCGCCGCGCCTATATCGTGCGCATCGTGCACGAATACGGAGATGCGAAAAATCTGCACGCGGTGGCGCGCGCAGAAATTCCCGGCCTGATTTCCTCCGGTGGGGCGGTTACCCTGGCGGCGAAAAACGAAGGAAGTTGGGGCAATCAATTGCGTGCGGCACTGGGCTATCAGGTCCGGCCGCTGGTGCTGGAACCGGGTAGCAGCACGTCTGAACTGAGAATTGGCGCCGATGAGCATTGCCCGGCAGGGAGCCTGCTGCGGCTGACGATCCCGAACGGGGGCGGCTCCCCCCAATATGAATTTCGTTTCGTGGTGCGCCGCGGTGAACGTGGTTTGGCGCAGAGCACGGGCAGGGAAACCCTTCTGCTGCTGAACAGCGCTGCCGGCGACGTGCCAATGCTGGCGGAGGTGGTGGAGGCGAAGCTGGTACTGGAGGACGGGAGCGGTCTGCGGGAGGAATTCGACCACCTCGGCCTGGCGCCGGAGCATCCACGCTGGCTGGCCAATGTGCTCTACCGGCAATCCGGGTTGGTGAACCCGGAAGAGGGATGGCTGGATGCCACGCTCACGCCCGCCGAAGCGTATGGGTTACCCGTGGACTGCTACCGGGTACTGGTGGAAAACCCGATTCTGTTCGCCGGTGGTTTCGATCGCTACGAGGATATTGTTCACGGGGACTTTTTTGATCCCGGCTGGGTGCGTGGCAATCCGCAGCCCGGTGACGGCATTTGCGCACTCACTCACTTGCGGGATCTGTCCCTGGCAGTGGTGCCGGATCTCTATGTGGCAGAGCCGCTGTCGGAAACCCTGCCGGAAGAACCGGTAGCGTCCCTGGCCGGTGCCGAATTCGCCCCCTGTGTGGACCTGCCGCCCGCGCCGGAGCCAATGCAACAGGTACAGCACAACCTGCCCGGGTTACTGCTGGACCCGAAGCTGCCGGGAGACCTGGAGCAGATCATCGATTTGCAGAGGGCACTGGTGGATCTCGCACAGACCCTGCGCCATTTTGTGGTACTGCTGGACGTTCCGCCCGGTATCAGCCAGAGCGAGATTATCGCCTGGCGTGTTCACTTCAGCAGCGATTTCAGTGCCGCTTACTATCCCTGGCTGAAAATCTCCAACCTGGATTACGGTCGCGACAGGCTGATCTCCATCAACCCGGCAGCCGTGGCCGCCGGCATTATCGCCCGCCAGGAACTCACATTCGGCGTTCCCCATGGGCCCGCCAACGCCCTCGCGCGCAGTGTGGTAAGCGTCGACGAAAAAATATCTCCGCAGCGCCACGATCAATTACATCCATTGGGGATCAATATTTTCCTGCCGCGGCGGGACGGAATCTGGCTCTCCGCGGCGAGAACTCTCAGCCGCGATGTCGACTACCGGCAGTTATCCGTGCGCCGTCTGATGACCATGCTACAGCGGGTGCTCCGCCGGCAGATGCAGTGGGTGGTCTTCGAGCCCAACAATCGCCAGCTCTGGTCGCGCATCCGCCATCTGCTCAACATTTTTTTGCGACAGCTGTATATCGCCGGCGCCTTCAAGGGTGCCAGCGAGGAACAGGCATTTTTCGTGCGCTGCGACGGACAGTTGAACAACCGGCGGGTGCTGGATGCAGGCCAGCTGATAGTGGAGATCGGTGTGGCACCGGCGGAACCGCTGGAATTTATCGTATTGCGCATCGTCCACGACGGCGATGGCACCCTGGCAGTGGAGGCCTAG
- a CDS encoding phage tail protein, whose product MATYRDNPYGAFNFIVSLGNGTESETVGGFSDCSGLGREVNYSEYRNGNEPFNTVRKVPNTYKSDDITLKRGLVGSLELFEWLKNVGDGAHEPRLVTITLLDEARNAVASWELRNAQPKKWTGPTLAAKGGGEVAMEELSLVCEECTYK is encoded by the coding sequence ATGGCAACCTACAGAGACAACCCCTACGGCGCCTTCAATTTTATTGTGTCCCTGGGTAATGGTACCGAATCGGAAACCGTTGGCGGCTTTTCCGATTGCAGCGGTTTGGGAAGGGAGGTGAATTACTCTGAATACCGGAATGGCAACGAGCCTTTCAACACGGTGCGCAAGGTACCCAATACCTACAAGAGTGACGATATCACTTTGAAACGCGGGCTGGTGGGAAGTCTGGAGCTGTTCGAGTGGCTGAAGAATGTCGGCGACGGTGCTCACGAACCGCGGCTGGTCACCATTACCCTGTTGGACGAAGCGCGCAACGCCGTCGCCTCTTGGGAGCTGCGCAACGCCCAGCCGAAAAAATGGACCGGGCCCACCCTCGCAGCCAAGGGAGGAGGCGAAGTGGCGATGGAAGAACTGAGCCTGGTTTGCGAGGAATGCACCTACAAGTAG
- a CDS encoding phage tail sheath subtilisin-like domain-containing protein yields MPEYLAPGVFVEEVSFRSKSIEGVPTSTTGFVGLTRWGPVCYRDADIQGPSSCEPRLITSFTEFERVYGGLQEISVGAAAPGEERLPYLAHAARAFFENGGKRLYVSRIFVPRGGTGAPAWGVASHSINVSDINATWTARWPGALGNVFVRTEVVRSKNLAYSHPEFGVQAQRAKAGAVVEVIAGAATDPNIPVPDGNDLLIPANLRVVALDSEGRQSFIDSTGATPAITTDDVIQLVEIRVQVTVGSDRMEEYLELAASPAQKRYIGRILQKDDPEDQDAPVYLDWDPTTSGAPAAELPFLPALLMVALQGNTNGRLTGGHDGEMPGPDNFAGDPADPDNIEIKATGLEALAEIDDISIVAMPDSGDLGGATVSRVAAQALVTHATRMRYRIAVVDGPVGSSLNEIRDFRGQFDSKYAALYYPWIKIFDPNERFSQGTPPRQILLPPSGFVTGIYARSDINRGVHKAPANEVVRGLTQFEVNINTPRNEVINPEGINALRFFEGRGYRVWGARTMSSDPEWKYVNVRRLFNYVEHSIDKGTQWAVFEPNNQRLWDNIRRTIEDFLLVLWRDGALLGGKPEEAYFVRCDRTTMTQNDLDNGRLICLIGIAPVKPAEFVIFRIGQWTSDART; encoded by the coding sequence ATGCCTGAGTATCTAGCACCCGGCGTATTTGTGGAGGAAGTGAGCTTTCGCTCCAAGTCCATCGAAGGTGTACCCACCAGCACCACCGGTTTTGTCGGCCTGACCCGCTGGGGGCCGGTCTGCTATCGGGACGCCGATATCCAGGGGCCGTCCAGTTGCGAACCGCGGCTGATCACAAGTTTTACGGAATTCGAGCGGGTTTATGGCGGTCTACAGGAGATCTCCGTCGGCGCTGCCGCCCCAGGCGAGGAGCGGTTGCCCTACCTGGCGCACGCCGCGCGGGCATTTTTTGAAAACGGCGGCAAGCGACTGTACGTCTCCCGTATATTCGTTCCCCGAGGGGGTACCGGTGCCCCAGCCTGGGGTGTAGCCAGCCACAGTATTAACGTCAGTGATATCAATGCCACCTGGACTGCCCGCTGGCCTGGGGCGCTGGGCAATGTGTTCGTGCGCACCGAGGTGGTTCGCAGCAAGAACCTCGCCTACAGCCATCCGGAATTTGGGGTACAGGCCCAGCGGGCAAAGGCCGGTGCGGTGGTGGAGGTGATTGCCGGCGCCGCCACCGACCCGAATATTCCCGTGCCCGACGGCAATGACCTCCTCATTCCCGCCAACCTGCGCGTAGTTGCTCTGGATTCCGAAGGCCGCCAGAGCTTTATCGACTCCACCGGCGCGACGCCGGCGATCACCACCGATGACGTGATTCAACTGGTGGAAATACGCGTGCAGGTCACCGTTGGCAGCGATCGGATGGAGGAGTACCTGGAGCTGGCGGCGTCGCCGGCGCAGAAACGCTATATCGGCCGCATCCTGCAAAAGGATGACCCTGAGGATCAGGATGCTCCGGTCTACCTGGATTGGGACCCGACCACATCCGGGGCTCCCGCGGCAGAACTTCCATTTTTACCCGCACTACTGATGGTTGCCCTGCAAGGCAACACCAACGGTCGCCTCACCGGCGGACACGATGGCGAAATGCCTGGTCCCGATAATTTCGCAGGGGATCCTGCCGATCCGGACAATATCGAAATCAAGGCCACCGGTCTGGAGGCCCTGGCGGAAATCGATGATATCTCCATCGTCGCCATGCCCGACTCCGGCGACCTGGGCGGCGCCACCGTATCCCGTGTGGCCGCCCAGGCGCTGGTGACCCACGCCACCCGCATGCGCTATCGAATCGCGGTGGTGGACGGACCGGTGGGCAGCTCCCTGAATGAAATACGGGATTTTCGCGGACAGTTCGACAGCAAGTACGCGGCCCTCTACTACCCCTGGATCAAAATTTTCGATCCCAACGAGCGCTTTTCCCAGGGCACTCCGCCGCGGCAGATCCTGCTGCCGCCCTCTGGATTTGTCACCGGTATCTATGCGCGCAGCGATATCAACCGCGGTGTGCATAAAGCACCGGCCAATGAGGTGGTGCGCGGCCTCACCCAGTTCGAAGTCAATATCAACACCCCGCGCAATGAAGTGATCAACCCCGAAGGGATCAACGCCCTGCGCTTTTTCGAAGGGCGTGGCTACCGCGTCTGGGGCGCGCGCACCATGAGTTCCGATCCGGAATGGAAATACGTCAATGTGCGCCGCCTGTTCAATTACGTGGAGCACTCTATCGACAAGGGCACCCAGTGGGCGGTGTTCGAACCCAACAACCAGCGTCTCTGGGACAACATACGCCGCACCATTGAGGATTTCCTGCTGGTGCTCTGGCGCGATGGCGCCCTGCTGGGCGGCAAGCCGGAGGAGGCTTATTTCGTACGTTGTGACCGCACCACCATGACCCAGAACGACCTCGACAACGGCCGCCTTATCTGCCTGATAGGCATAGCGCCGGTCAAACCGGCGGAGTTCGTGATTTTCCGTATCGGGCAGTGGACCAGCGATGCGCGAACTTAA
- a CDS encoding DUF4255 domain-containing protein, with amino-acid sequence MADFNSIAAVSSSIVRFLDLSFRELQPIAGRNTPVRLLRTRDLDPETSALITLPSLSVFLYRVDFNKVMRGAWSAASAYDGHSHLPLDLHYLIIPWGENADHEHRIIGRAMQSLEDTPIFSGPTLDPITPWAPNESIQVCLEDLSTEDVMRTFDSLPLDYKLSIPYVARIAVIHGLRDDRAPRVSTTTSGTTPEVRGA; translated from the coding sequence ATGGCAGATTTCAACAGTATCGCCGCAGTGAGCAGCAGTATCGTTCGTTTTCTCGACTTGAGTTTCCGGGAACTACAGCCAATCGCCGGCCGCAATACACCCGTACGCCTGCTGCGCACCAGGGACCTGGACCCGGAAACTTCGGCTCTAATTACTTTGCCCTCACTCTCCGTATTTTTGTACCGGGTGGATTTCAACAAGGTGATGCGCGGTGCCTGGTCGGCGGCTTCCGCCTACGACGGACACAGCCACCTGCCATTGGATCTGCACTACCTGATTATTCCCTGGGGGGAAAACGCTGATCACGAGCATCGTATTATCGGTCGTGCCATGCAGAGCCTGGAGGACACCCCCATATTCTCCGGACCCACTCTCGATCCGATCACGCCATGGGCTCCCAACGAGTCCATTCAAGTATGCCTGGAAGACCTGTCCACTGAGGATGTGATGCGCACCTTCGACTCACTGCCCCTGGACTACAAACTGAGCATTCCCTATGTGGCGCGTATCGCGGTTATCCACGGCCTGCGCGACGACCGGGCCCCGCGCGTGTCCACCACCACTTCGGGAACCACACCAGAGGTGCGTGGCGCGTGA
- a CDS encoding sigma-54 dependent transcriptional regulator — protein MNLIGRSESFLRTAKLIQKVSQCDAPLLIRGETGTGKENAARAAHYLGSRADCGFIPINCGAIPDELLESELFGYHRGAFTDAKSSKKGLVEIAEGGTLFLDEIDSLSLKSQAALLRFLQSLEYRPLGAEACRRADVRVIAATNADLSKRVAEQTFREDLYFRINVLNITMPPLRDRDRDICLIAEQLINRFNQEHRVSPKRLSPAALRWLQEQPWPGNVREMENYLLREFLLVEGNVIHLGDCDYLVEYPPPEPEAVSELPNFRTAKAYAIREFEKSYLCDLLQLARGNVSQAARISGKERRALGKLIKKHSIDKAVYS, from the coding sequence ATGAACCTGATTGGTAGGTCGGAATCTTTCCTGCGTACCGCCAAGCTGATCCAGAAAGTCTCCCAGTGCGACGCCCCTTTATTGATCCGCGGGGAGACGGGAACCGGCAAGGAGAATGCCGCCCGTGCGGCCCATTACCTGGGCAGCCGTGCCGATTGTGGATTTATCCCCATCAACTGTGGCGCCATTCCCGATGAGCTGCTGGAGAGCGAGCTGTTTGGCTACCACAGGGGGGCCTTTACCGACGCCAAGTCCAGTAAAAAAGGACTAGTGGAGATTGCCGAGGGTGGCACCCTGTTCCTGGATGAGATCGACAGCCTCAGCCTCAAATCCCAGGCGGCTTTACTGCGTTTCCTGCAATCCCTGGAATACCGGCCACTGGGCGCGGAAGCCTGCCGCCGCGCCGACGTGCGCGTTATCGCCGCCACCAATGCCGACCTGTCCAAGCGCGTTGCAGAGCAAACCTTTCGCGAGGACTTATATTTTCGCATCAATGTGCTGAATATCACCATGCCGCCCCTTCGGGACCGGGACCGGGATATCTGCCTGATCGCGGAGCAGCTGATCAACCGGTTTAACCAGGAACACCGGGTTTCCCCAAAGCGCCTGTCTCCAGCAGCCCTGCGCTGGCTTCAGGAACAGCCCTGGCCGGGTAATGTGCGCGAAATGGAAAATTACCTGTTGCGGGAATTTCTGCTGGTGGAAGGTAATGTCATCCATCTCGGCGACTGCGATTACCTTGTGGAATACCCGCCCCCGGAACCGGAAGCCGTATCCGAACTTCCCAACTTCCGGACCGCCAAGGCCTATGCCATCCGCGAGTTCGAGAAAAGCTACCTGTGTGACCTGCTGCAGCTTGCCCGCGGCAACGTCAGCCAGGCCGCCAGAATCTCCGGCAAGGAGCGGCGGGCGCTGGGGAAGTTAATCAAGAAGCATTCGATAGATAAGGCTGTGTACAGCTGA
- a CDS encoding glycosyl hydrolase 108 family protein: protein MPNIEQMIDDILRREGGFVDHPADRGGPTKYGITQKTLSAYLGRAAQRQEVESLSEEVAREIYRRNYYIAPQIDQLPPSVQPFVFDCAVNHGPQRAIKFVQNVCNRAGYQPPLSVDGVMGPNTKRGAEWTEEQKGETFLKALLEERRDFYRLIVQTNPSQQVFLNGWMNRVEEFEQEIV, encoded by the coding sequence ATGCCAAATATCGAACAGATGATCGACGATATCCTTCGCCGGGAAGGAGGCTTTGTCGATCACCCGGCGGATCGCGGCGGGCCGACCAAATACGGTATCACCCAGAAAACCCTGTCCGCCTATCTGGGCCGCGCGGCGCAGCGCCAGGAAGTGGAATCCCTGAGCGAGGAAGTCGCCAGGGAAATCTATCGGCGTAACTACTATATCGCTCCACAAATCGATCAACTTCCTCCATCCGTACAGCCGTTTGTCTTCGATTGCGCGGTCAACCACGGGCCGCAGCGGGCGATAAAATTCGTACAGAATGTCTGCAACCGGGCGGGATACCAACCTCCACTTTCCGTGGATGGCGTCATGGGCCCGAATACAAAACGGGGCGCTGAGTGGACGGAGGAGCAGAAGGGAGAAACATTTCTCAAGGCCCTGCTGGAGGAACGCAGGGACTTCTACCGCCTGATCGTACAGACAAACCCGTCGCAACAGGTTTTTCTCAACGGCTGGATGAACCGGGTTGAGGAGTTTGAACAGGAGATTGTCTGA